One segment of Burkholderia multivorans ATCC BAA-247 DNA contains the following:
- the lpdA gene encoding dihydrolipoyl dehydrogenase, with the protein MSKEFDVVVIGAGPGGYIAAIRAAQLGKTVACIEKWKNPAGALKLGGTCLNVGCIPSKALLASSEEFENAQHHLADHGISVDGVKLDIAKMLGRKDAIVEKMTSGIEFLFKKNKITWLKGHGKFTGKTDAGVQIEVSGEGETEVVTAKNVIIATGSKARHLPGIPVDNKIVSDNEGALTFDSVPKKLAVIGAGVIGLELGSVWRRLGAEVTVLEALPAFLGAADEALAKEAAKLFKKQGLDIHLGVKIGEVKTTANGVSIAYTDKDGNAQTLDADRLIVSVGRVPNTDNLGLEAIGLKTNERGFIDVDDHCRTAVPNVYAIGDVVRGPMLAHKAEDEGVLVAEVIDGQKPHIDYNCIPWVIYTYPEIAWVGKTEQQLKAEGREIKTGKFPFSINGRALGMNAPDGFVKMIADAKTDELLGVHVIAANASDLIAEAVVAMEFKAASEDIARICHPHPSMSEVMREAALAVDKRSLNS; encoded by the coding sequence ATGTCCAAGGAATTTGACGTCGTCGTGATCGGCGCCGGCCCCGGCGGCTACATCGCCGCGATCCGTGCCGCGCAGCTCGGCAAGACCGTTGCCTGTATCGAGAAGTGGAAGAACCCGGCCGGCGCGCTGAAGCTCGGCGGCACGTGCCTGAACGTCGGCTGCATCCCGTCGAAGGCGCTGCTCGCCTCGTCGGAAGAGTTCGAAAACGCGCAGCATCATCTGGCCGATCACGGCATCAGCGTCGACGGCGTGAAGCTCGACATCGCGAAGATGCTCGGCCGCAAGGATGCGATCGTCGAGAAGATGACGAGCGGGATCGAGTTCCTGTTCAAGAAGAACAAGATCACCTGGCTGAAGGGCCACGGCAAGTTCACCGGCAAGACCGACGCCGGCGTGCAGATCGAAGTCAGCGGCGAGGGCGAAACCGAAGTCGTCACCGCGAAGAACGTGATCATCGCGACGGGCTCGAAGGCGCGTCATCTGCCGGGCATCCCGGTCGACAACAAGATCGTGTCGGACAACGAAGGCGCGCTGACGTTCGACTCGGTGCCGAAGAAGCTCGCCGTGATCGGCGCAGGCGTGATCGGCCTCGAGCTCGGCTCGGTGTGGCGTCGTCTCGGCGCCGAAGTGACGGTACTCGAAGCGCTGCCGGCGTTCCTCGGCGCAGCCGACGAAGCGCTCGCGAAGGAAGCCGCGAAGCTGTTCAAGAAGCAGGGCCTCGACATCCATCTCGGCGTGAAGATCGGCGAAGTGAAGACGACCGCGAACGGCGTGTCGATCGCCTACACCGACAAGGACGGCAACGCGCAGACGCTCGACGCCGACCGCCTGATCGTGTCGGTCGGCCGCGTGCCGAACACCGACAATCTCGGCCTCGAGGCGATCGGCCTGAAGACGAACGAGCGCGGCTTCATCGACGTGGACGACCACTGCCGCACGGCGGTGCCGAACGTCTACGCGATCGGCGACGTCGTGCGCGGCCCGATGCTCGCGCACAAGGCGGAAGACGAAGGCGTGCTGGTCGCGGAAGTGATCGACGGCCAGAAGCCGCACATCGACTACAACTGCATTCCGTGGGTGATCTACACGTACCCGGAAATCGCGTGGGTCGGCAAGACCGAGCAGCAGCTGAAGGCGGAAGGCCGCGAGATCAAGACGGGCAAGTTCCCGTTCTCGATCAACGGCCGCGCGCTCGGCATGAACGCGCCGGACGGTTTCGTGAAGATGATCGCGGACGCGAAGACCGACGAACTGCTCGGCGTGCACGTGATCGCGGCGAACGCGTCGGATCTGATCGCGGAAGCCGTGGTGGCGATGGAGTTCAAGGCGGCGTCGGAAGACATCGCCCGCATCTGCCATCCGCACCCGTCGATGTCGGAAGTGATGCGCGAAGCGGCGCTCGCCGTCGACAAACGCTCGCTGAACAGCTGA
- the zapE gene encoding cell division protein ZapE: MNVTEYYTRELTTRGYQSDAAQRAAVDRLQRCYDEWVAYKARRSNAFKKLINHPDLPRGVYMWGGVGRGKSFLMDSFYAVVPVQRKTRLHFHEFMREVHRELEELKGQADPLDELARRIAKRYRLICFDEFHVSDIADAMILYRLLDRLFTNGVQFVMTSNYDPDDLYPDGLHRDRMLPAIALIKEKLDVINVDAGIDYRQRTLAQVQMYHTPLGAQADRELRHAFAKLAAVPDESPILHIEKRELKALRKADGVVWFDFATLCGGPRSQNDYLELASRFHAIVLSEVPQMSPRMASEARRFTWLIDVLYDHKVKLLMSAAVPAEQLYVEGPMANEFARTVSRIVEMQSKEYLETPRRIVDTSLT, translated from the coding sequence ATGAACGTCACCGAATACTACACACGCGAGCTGACCACGCGCGGCTATCAGTCGGACGCCGCGCAGCGGGCGGCCGTCGATCGCCTGCAGCGCTGCTACGACGAGTGGGTCGCGTACAAGGCGCGCCGCTCGAACGCGTTCAAGAAGCTGATCAATCACCCCGATCTGCCGCGCGGCGTCTACATGTGGGGCGGCGTCGGCCGCGGCAAGAGCTTCCTGATGGACAGCTTCTACGCGGTCGTGCCCGTCCAGCGCAAGACGCGCCTGCATTTCCACGAGTTCATGCGCGAAGTGCATCGCGAGCTCGAGGAACTGAAGGGGCAGGCCGATCCGCTCGACGAGCTCGCCCGCCGCATCGCGAAGCGCTACCGGCTGATCTGCTTCGACGAATTCCACGTGTCGGACATCGCCGACGCGATGATCCTGTACCGGCTGCTCGATCGGCTGTTCACGAACGGCGTGCAGTTCGTGATGACGTCCAACTACGATCCGGACGACCTCTATCCGGACGGCCTGCATCGCGACCGCATGCTGCCGGCGATCGCGCTGATCAAGGAGAAGCTCGACGTGATCAACGTCGATGCGGGCATCGACTATCGGCAGCGCACGCTCGCGCAGGTGCAGATGTATCACACGCCGCTCGGCGCGCAGGCCGATCGCGAACTGCGTCATGCGTTCGCGAAGCTCGCGGCGGTGCCCGACGAAAGTCCGATTCTGCATATCGAGAAGCGCGAACTGAAGGCCTTGCGCAAGGCCGACGGCGTCGTCTGGTTCGATTTCGCGACGCTGTGCGGCGGGCCGCGCTCGCAGAACGACTACCTCGAACTGGCGAGCCGCTTTCATGCAATCGTGCTGTCCGAGGTGCCGCAGATGTCGCCGCGCATGGCGTCCGAAGCGCGGCGCTTTACCTGGCTGATCGACGTGCTGTACGACCACAAGGTGAAACTGCTGATGTCGGCGGCGGTGCCGGCCGAGCAGTTGTACGTCGAAGGCCCGATGGCCAACGAGTTCGCGCGTACGGTGTCGCGCATCGTCGAGATGCAGTCGAAGGAATATCTCGAGACGCCGCGGCGCATCGTCGATACTTCGCTCACCTGA
- a CDS encoding transposase, which produces MRVAIQSLNPVKCIESTRNFRFVLYSASRSADIVASWFLRLEISMTPYRELTDYEWRSIAPLLPEMQPRAELRGRPLANTRAVLNGVLWVIYSGATWSSMPRRYPSYQTCHRRFKVWHESGTLMRVMQALYGDAGVNLCNELSARMRKHAQSKAAEARSGSASAFRAANGCRPNAMKQAA; this is translated from the coding sequence GTGCGCGTTGCGATCCAATCGTTAAATCCCGTCAAATGCATCGAATCGACGCGCAATTTCAGATTCGTCTTATATTCAGCGTCGAGGTCAGCCGATATCGTTGCGTCATGGTTCCTAAGGCTGGAGATCTCCATGACGCCGTATCGCGAATTGACCGACTACGAATGGCGCAGCATCGCGCCGCTTCTGCCGGAGATGCAGCCGCGCGCCGAATTGCGCGGCCGTCCGCTCGCCAACACGCGCGCCGTGCTGAACGGCGTGCTATGGGTGATCTACAGCGGCGCGACGTGGTCGTCGATGCCGCGCCGCTACCCGTCCTATCAAACCTGCCATCGCCGGTTCAAGGTCTGGCACGAGTCGGGCACGCTGATGCGCGTCATGCAGGCGCTGTACGGCGATGCCGGCGTGAATCTGTGCAACGAGCTGTCTGCGCGGATGCGCAAGCATGCGCAGTCGAAGGCGGCCGAGGCGCGCAGCGGCAGCGCATCGGCCTTTCGTGCAGCGAACGGCTGTCGGCCCAATGCGATGAAGCAGGCGGCGTGA
- a CDS encoding DUF2147 domain-containing protein: MIQLTRPLRIIALAGALLACAAPSFAQADSPVGVWQTIDDNTHQPKALVQIADDGDGTLSGKVIKGLGANDTPDRRCTACTDERKDQLIKGMTIIKAMKKDGDHWDGGNILDPENGKVYKCKMTLEDGGQKLVVRGYIGVSLLGRSQTWVRQQ, encoded by the coding sequence ATGATTCAACTGACCCGCCCGTTGCGCATCATTGCACTCGCCGGCGCCCTGCTCGCCTGTGCCGCCCCGTCGTTCGCGCAAGCGGACAGCCCCGTCGGCGTCTGGCAGACGATCGACGACAACACCCATCAGCCGAAGGCGCTCGTGCAGATTGCCGACGACGGCGACGGCACGTTGTCGGGCAAGGTGATCAAGGGGCTCGGCGCGAACGATACGCCCGATCGCCGCTGCACGGCGTGCACGGACGAACGCAAGGATCAGCTGATCAAGGGCATGACGATCATCAAGGCGATGAAGAAGGACGGCGATCACTGGGACGGCGGCAACATCCTGGATCCGGAGAACGGCAAGGTCTACAAGTGCAAGATGACGCTCGAAGACGGCGGCCAGAAGCTCGTCGTACGCGGCTATATCGGCGTGTCGCTGCTCGGCCGGTCGCAGACCTGGGTGCGCCAGCAGTAA
- a CDS encoding ShlB/FhaC/HecB family hemolysin secretion/activation protein has protein sequence MKSRLDTWMMLLAIAAAGTAQAQTRVAGNPLDSLPQINAPKQGPNVTVQVAPQAPQLQELLSRHLTPTTFQVEGVKSVPFEEISRRFTPLVGKDITIGELIETANGVTKLYQDRGYALSFAFIPAQTFENGVVRVTVVEGYVADVKVTGKPGAMESKIRAIAAHITADRPLRRATFERYVNTFGLLPGVSVKANVPPPQTTDGATTLELAVDRKPFNISTGIDFNHPGVQGLITATENGLTSFGEQLSISALAPPGRDKQTYFAFSGAVPVGSSGLITRLDASTYRGKPTDNPGLPSYIERTVKNEKLGLSASYPLLLNNQRSLLGTVSAYASHNEDNYQNRITGATLDNRSQVRVLQLQFDYTSVQPKQVRKLSFNVAKAFDILGASKSQVGTASGVTTTYADPISLTFVRTGATFTQTNEWPFQIGTSISLTGQYSPDSLPTSEQISFGATRYALGYQPGETSGDSGWGMSLEVNRAFSPGWTYLKSITPYVAYDMARVYLHAGTPLPNRLSSVGVGVRLTDSRYYSLDLSVAKPVGDAPVESASRSPRVNAAFSYQLN, from the coding sequence ATGAAATCCAGACTCGATACATGGATGATGCTGCTCGCGATCGCGGCAGCAGGCACGGCACAGGCGCAAACACGCGTCGCGGGCAATCCGCTCGACTCCCTCCCGCAGATCAACGCACCGAAACAAGGCCCCAACGTGACGGTGCAGGTCGCGCCGCAGGCGCCGCAGCTGCAGGAACTGCTGTCGCGTCACCTGACGCCGACGACGTTCCAGGTCGAAGGCGTGAAGTCCGTTCCGTTCGAAGAGATCTCGCGTCGCTTCACGCCGCTCGTCGGCAAGGACATCACGATCGGCGAACTGATCGAGACCGCGAACGGCGTGACGAAGCTGTACCAGGACCGCGGCTACGCGCTGTCGTTCGCATTCATTCCCGCGCAGACGTTCGAGAACGGCGTCGTGCGCGTGACGGTCGTCGAAGGCTACGTCGCGGACGTGAAGGTCACCGGCAAGCCGGGCGCGATGGAATCGAAGATTCGCGCGATCGCCGCGCACATCACGGCCGATCGTCCGCTGCGTCGCGCAACGTTCGAACGCTACGTGAACACGTTCGGCCTGCTGCCGGGCGTAAGCGTGAAAGCGAACGTGCCGCCGCCGCAAACGACGGACGGCGCGACCACGCTCGAGCTCGCCGTCGATCGCAAGCCGTTCAACATCAGCACCGGCATCGACTTCAACCATCCGGGCGTGCAGGGGCTCATCACCGCGACCGAGAACGGCCTCACGTCGTTCGGCGAACAGCTGAGCATCTCCGCCCTCGCACCGCCGGGGCGCGACAAGCAGACGTACTTCGCATTCAGCGGCGCGGTACCCGTCGGCAGCAGCGGCCTGATCACACGGCTCGACGCGAGTACGTACCGCGGCAAGCCGACCGACAATCCGGGCCTGCCGTCGTACATCGAGCGCACGGTGAAGAACGAGAAGCTCGGCCTGTCGGCATCGTATCCGCTGCTGCTGAACAATCAGCGCAGCCTGCTCGGCACCGTGTCGGCCTATGCATCGCACAACGAAGACAACTATCAGAATCGGATCACCGGTGCGACACTCGACAACCGCTCGCAGGTGCGCGTGCTGCAACTGCAGTTCGACTACACGAGCGTGCAGCCCAAGCAGGTTCGCAAGCTGAGCTTCAACGTCGCGAAGGCGTTCGACATTCTCGGCGCATCGAAGTCGCAGGTCGGCACGGCCTCGGGCGTCACGACGACGTATGCCGATCCGATCTCGCTGACGTTCGTCCGCACCGGTGCGACCTTTACGCAAACCAACGAATGGCCGTTCCAGATCGGCACGTCGATCTCGCTGACGGGCCAGTACAGCCCCGACTCGCTGCCGACGTCCGAGCAGATCTCGTTCGGCGCGACGCGTTACGCGCTCGGCTATCAACCGGGCGAGACGTCGGGCGATTCGGGCTGGGGCATGTCGCTCGAAGTGAACCGCGCGTTCTCGCCGGGCTGGACCTATCTGAAGTCGATCACGCCGTACGTCGCGTACGACATGGCGCGCGTGTATCTGCACGCAGGCACGCCGTTGCCGAACCGGCTCTCGTCGGTCGGCGTCGGCGTGCGGCTGACCGACAGCCGCTACTACAGCCTCGATCTGTCCGTCGCGAAGCCGGTCGGCGACGCGCCGGTCGAAAGTGCATCGAGAAGCCCGCGCGTGAACGCCGCATTTTCGTATCAGTTGAACTGA